Within Pecten maximus chromosome 15, xPecMax1.1, whole genome shotgun sequence, the genomic segment gtctgaaaatttaaaaatgataatgaaatctTCAGAGATACATTTATATCACATAGGTTTCggtaaatagatatatatatatatgtatatacacttttgTATTACTGAGGTCGGTAAAGCAATATTTGGCGTACAAAGTGTGGGAGTGTAAAACAGTCATAAATTGTGGATAATGCCATTAGATCAGTGGACTGTTGGATCTTTATCGTGCTTTTGATCTCGAAGTAGTAGAAGGAAAATGTGTCCCCTTTACAAATGTTCTTTAGAATGAACGCGATTTATTGCAGACCATCACCATAAGAATTTTAATCTTTAAGTGTAACTTTGCTTTTTATTCCGAAAACAATTACCACAACCTAACAAAACCCACTCACCAAACGCAtacctgttgataggacgttgaaTAATATCTTTTCTAGGAAACGTGTTTCCTTTATTTGCATGTTCagcaaaaataatatatatttcattccCTTCTGAAAGCCATGTTTCCTGCTTGTAACTGCCAGGTCAGTACTCAAACTTGAACGACTCCTAACACTACGACATAATCTGTCCTAGGTGCAACGCTAAACGATCACGTCATTATTCTGTGTTGATAGGAACAAGAATAATGCTATGATTTCTAGGCCATACAGATTTAGGTACCAATAAACCTCGTTTAAATAACAACATATTTCATGAATGAACAATCATGTCAGCCTCGAGTGAACAATCATGTTAGCCTCGGGTAAACATTCATGTTAGCCTCGGGTGAACAATCATGTCAGCCTCGAGTGAACAATCATGTCAGCCTCGGGTAAACATTCATGTCAGCCTCGAGTGAACAATCATGTCAGCCTCGGGTGAACAATCATGTCAGCCTCGAATGAACAATCATGTCAGCCTCGGGTGAACAATCATGTCATGCCTCGGGTGAACAATCATGTCAGCCTCGAGTGAACAATCATGTCAGCCTCGGGTGAACAATCATGTTAGCCTCGGGTAAACATTCATGTCAGCCTCGGGTGAACAATCATGTCATGCCTCGGGTGAACAATCATGTCATGCTTCGGATGAACAATCATGTCAGCCTCGGGTAAACAATCATGTCATGCCTCGGGTAAACATTCATGTCATGCCTCGGGTAAACATTCATGTCATGCCTCGGGTGAACAATCATGTCAGCCTCGGGTGAACAAACAGTCATGTCAGACGACTCGTATGAACAGCCATGTCATGGCTTAGGTAAACAGTCATGCCAGTCTCAGGTAAACGGTCATGTCATACCGTGGGCAAACAATCATGTCAACTTGGGATGAACAAACAATCATGTCAGACACAGGTAAACGGTCATGTCATACCGTGGGCAAACAATCATGTCAACTTGGGATGAACAAACAATCATGTCAGACACAGGTAAACGGTCATGTCATACCGTGGGCAAACAATCATGTCAACTTGGGATGAACAAACAATCATGTCAGACACAGGTAAACGGTCATGTCACGCCGTGGGCAAACAATCATGTCAACTTGGGGTGAACAAACAATCATGTCAGACACAGGTGAACAGTCATACCATGCCTCAGGTAAATAGTCATGACATGTCCCGAGTGAATAATAAGCTATGTCAGTCTCGAGTGAACAGTCTTGTCACACTCGGGTGAACAGTCATGATACGTCTCGGTTGAATAAGCAGCTATGTCAGCCTCGAGTGAACAGTCATTTCAAACTCAGGTGAACAGTCATGCAATGCCTCGGGTAAATATTCAGGACACTTATCTGGTGAATTAGCAACCATGTCACGGCTGCATGGACAGTCATACCTCCCGAACGcaaaaataataatgtaaatCTACCATCTTCACAATGAATCGTCACAAACTTTTAAAGGCATCAAGGCATACGGTCACGTGATACTTAAACGGGCTAGGAAGTCCCTGGATTAGATCTAAAACGTTAAGTACAACACTCTTGCTTTTATTTAAAAACTATTTGTTAACAGTAATGTACAACTAAGGTTTCCCCTGAATTTAGATATTCATGAAATGTCTCTATACAACTTTCGTATATTTTAAGACATATTAAGTCGTTTTTATAGCTGATACTTACAGTTAAacttatttcaatatatttaagtttttgTGTTTGCAGTAAATGTCATTTCTGTTTGTAAATAACTGTCTTAAGTAAGGTGTGTGACTAGATCACTTCCCGGGCTGTTTATGTTTTCTCTTGTCATGCGTTATGGTTTTATCCTAACTCCAGTGTCTGCAGAGTTCTGTTTACTGGGTTGTATCATTGTAAACTTGTGTACCAGATAAAAACCAGAAAGACAAATGTGTGTCGATTAATTGGCCCACTTTTTATTTTATCGAACTACATTCTTTACGTTGATTATGCTAATTGAAATATTCCAATTAATCATTACATTTCTTAGAATTACTCATTATATCAGCAAAGGTGAGCGGGAAAAAAAATAGTCCGCCAAATTACTGATCTATGGACAACAGATACTAGACAACcatttatatgtaattttaccaaaatttagaaaaacaaataaataaaaagtacacaatattgatgaaaattgtGTTTCAACTTCATTTGCATGCATTGCATAATACTAGACATCTATGCAAATAAAAAAGTTCAcatgatgtgtatatatacaacaacataATAATAACTTGGAGGGGTTGGAGAGTAAATACTACATTGTTAAATTCCTGGATAATGTTTTGATCTCTGATATTAAAATGGCGACCTTCTGATATTGTTTTTCATTGCTTGGATGCCCAGTTAAAACTGACCAATGAGCGATAACCTTTACTGTATGACTCCGGATGTGACGCTtacaatatacaggtatggGTCGTAGGGAGTGGCTTATCCCTATCAATATGGGAATTAGGAAAAACAGCCAGTGTGAgtataaacatgtttgtttgttacAAACGGTGACTTATATTGATCGTTATCCATCATCTTTCAATAGATTGAATAAATGCGTTGGTTCCTAATGAACAAACTGCATCTTGCATGTTTACAAAGCTTAAACAAAGCATTCTTTATCAAACACGGGATGTCGTGTAGCGATCATTTGCCTTTATGTACGTCTGTTGATGTCGTGATCGTCTGAGTCGCTACAACTCTTTCTGGTCTTGCCTCATTGTACGGGGTATCGATTGCACGAATCATCAATGTAAGAAATCCGAATATTGAGGAATTGGCTTCAGCGAGTTAACCACTGACACGATGGTTGTTGTAGACGATAAAGGAACTACTATCATCATGTTCCTGCTGATAATATTTTCTAAAAGTGAATCAGCTATGTTTGATACATCATATATGTTCGGCAAGTTGTGTTATTATCATTCTATCAATATTACATCGTCTGACTACGCTTCGGCATTGGAATGCGCTGTATCCTGTTCGGAAAAATCTGGTTGTGGAATATTGCAGTTTTGTGTATCGGAAACGATACGGAATTGTGCTCTTCTAAATTCATACGCTCCACAGAATGATTCGAGCTGTTTGAATTCTACCTCTCCAACAACCTGGATGTGTAAATATTACGCCAAGGTAACTACTGTAATTAAgctattactagaaatagataagttgtcatgtagtaataacgacagtacaaacaagtaaattgtcgaatgtTAGAtgcaatccgcccctttatcatgACACAAATACATTACAAACAATCACCTATACatatagaacatggaacagttacacaaattaagtagataaacaacgaacaatatcgttatgtttgtgttaatgCCCCCCTCGGTCGATAACTCGCCGAATGCCTATCGTAATTACTTAGAAAGCATTTCAGTTGGGGTACAGATGGCATAAATAAATAGTCTAGATAAAAGTTTAGGAAAAAAGTTGAATCAATGTGTTCACATCACGTGCTATGTagtaaattattttgtttttgtttatatccGCAGTTGGTTCATTGCCACTCAAAAAAACGTGGTCTAACCTACGGCATTTAGGTAGTAAAATTAATGACAATTTCAGGTGGCAAATCCAATACTccagaataaaaaaaagattgttttaacttaaattatatagataaataaataaaatagatatgatAGAAATTCAAAAGTATTGATGTAGAAAATCGAAATTTGAACATATCAAAATCAATTGAATGGGTGGTCGAACAGTTTAACTTTTATAAAGGTCACGCTTCTCAAACATAACGTTTTACTATGAATGTTTGCCCTTATTCCAATTACATCTCATCAActaatcatttaaaacataggACACAGATTTGTATTGACATTCACTTATGtgatattttagatttttttttacaaccaTTGCGAACAAAAAGTTTATCTTAaataatcacgcttgttggctcGAATGGAAGCACTCGTCAGATGTTTGTGGCGGATGAAACCTATccgagaaaacccacgtgggcGGGCGGCTGACCTCTTGACCTTTTCACTtctgatcggggaatcgaaccccaaCCGCTTAGGTGATAAGTAAGTGTGTTACCTTTCCGCCACCAGACCACTATATTAGATAAAGGTGGCTGTGATGTATACGTTCTTTAAATACGAAGATGATTTCTCGGGCTCATAGTGTGTATACAGTGAAAACGGAAGGTCGTTTGTCAACGACATCATAAAAAACCcatcattttatatacaaagtcaaattaaaaaaaaaccaaataaataaatgaataaaaaacagaaatgtaattatgtatattgaTTGGTTTATAATCGAGGGACTTTACTAATGTTTCGATCTTTAGCTGGTCAGATAAACAGAGTAAAGTAAAGCaacttaaaatattatttattgaaGAAATTTTGCAGGTTAATCTGCACAAAGTAACCCAGAATTTGTTTGTGTATAAGTGAGAGATTTATGCTGAGAGTAAACGAAATACTAGTTCTACACCAACTGGACAGGATTCCGTTCCTAACTCACTTGAGGTCTGGTTGTATACCCTGTCGTATTTCTGATTATTTGAAACACAATTtaagaataaaacaaaagaatgtAGTGGTAGGTAGTCGCAGTTATTTTGAGTTTGGAAATATAGAAATTTGATTTGGGTACAATATGAAAGGTTACCAACGGAGTTATGAAATCAGCGTGCCTAGCCAGAGAATCTTTATGGTTAGCATCAGTACAAatcattgtacatacatgtatatacataacatgAATTAAAGACAAGGCATTATATAATCAGTTCTAATGCGATTTAAAAAACAGTGACTACGTAAGGCACTCCATGTTAATGTACGAAAGACTTATGTTCAGTAGAGATAAAACATAGTTCCTCTCTCTGGACAGTATAGCCAAAAAGTATGCGTTTTTTTATTATCCAACGCAGTGGGATTAACATTAGTCATGCAACAtgacaaataaagaaaaaaaaagagaataaaaATCCATTTTGACATTAAATGAAAATGGTGAGTGTGAATAGTATTACATACATACGGCATAAAAGGAGGCGTTGGAATGAATTAAATACTCCGATtggtttgtttgatgtttttcaGAAAGATCTTTTTATCACAACCTTAGCGGTTGAATGATTTTCAAACAGTCTTCTTGCTATATTAAGAGTTCTTAATAGAGTTTGATAAGATCATTACTTTACGAGAGATACTTGACATGTTGTGAgtctcgtattgaaggaggtactcaaggatgttctttttaagtcctactattctctcaCTGTATAGGGCCATGTACCCAAGGAATGGtatcatttggttagtttatatcgacaagGTAGCACTCTTaattaaacaagacaagcgacttttgcaaaatggacaaactTGGCGAAAGACCAGTGATCCAGTATTAGTTTTAAAatggtttaacacctaaggatatccataatgatatggtagcaataCTGGGAAAGATGCTttttcatatgctacagtgaaaaggtgggtggcggaattaaagtgcggccgacagagccttgaggaagGCCTGCCGATGTCGCAACCCCAGACAAGATTAATAacgttcatgatattgttatgactgacagacaagtcacagaaagatatatggCCAGaagagttggcatttcacaggaaagagtacattccattctgacagAAGATTTttcaatgagaaagctttcggcccgatggatGCCAaaacttctgacagttgatatGAATCACACCAAccgcacattatcgcgtgctaatctgaacctttttgaggaagatcctgccagcTTTCTTCAAGGGTTTGTCACTATGGATAAAACATGGGttcatcattttaccccagaggcctAACAACAATCAAAAACATGGAAGCACCCTTGCTctccccgccaaagaaggcaaaaaCTGCTCCATCAGCTTGGAAGGTTATGACCTCGGTTGTCTGGGATGCaaatggtattctgctgatagattatctccaaagggacaaacaatcaataaCACGTACAATGCTTCACTTCggaggcagttacgggaaaatattaaacttcaacgtcgcggaaagctcactaagGGCATGTTttttccatcaggacaatgctcctgttcacaaatctgtcattgccatggctgccattgacgattgtggctttaaattaaTTGatcatccgccttattcacccgATGTAGATCCATCTGACTTTCGTCTATTtctaaaactgaaaacagctatttcaggcatccactttcagtccgatgatgacgtcatacatgcacTGGATGACATTCTGAACAGCAAAGAAAATGAGTTCTATAAAACTGGTATGGAGACCCTTAAACactgctggcaaaagtgtatagatactgacGGGGATTAGGTTGAAAGATTATACATTTtttccggcaaaattcaaatcctgcaatatgaggctcacgacatatcaatcagccctcataGGTTCTCGCGCCTTCGGCAACCGCATACAGACAACTGcttgtattataatgtatagggATGATGTATCTACTATAACTACCATTGGGAACctaaattgttttctttgtcaatttccattaaacaatatatatacaacatataaattatGCAAGAAAGAatcaagacacttatataaatctgacacctagtgtgtatatatagattgacGTTATATAATagcatagacatgataaaacacaacatcttATCATAATGACAATGTAGTATAATGTGAAAGCATCGCTTGGAATTTgaacaaataattaaataccTTGTAGTTAACAAAAAAGGGAGAAAAACGTGAAAGTTCAATTTGTTGCTTCCAAAATATGTACTTGCTACGTTAGCATGAAAAATCTTATTAATTTTACAAGGAAATTTTGCGCAGCAAGGAATACCGTCGATGGAAAGAGAATCGTCTCCAGACAGTTATAAACTTACAGTTATGTTACATGGTAAGGTGAGTATATACTAATGTCGTACATAAGAAAAATTATTACATGTTAAGAGAAAATCAGAAGTATCAATTAGACCACAGGTACACAGAAGTGAGGGaattaagtaatttttttttaatcaatgaTTATTCAATGAACTATGAACTATTTTTAATCTGGTATGATAGATTTGACAAAGACGTGTCCCACAGTAAAAATGAATTGGTGGTTCCGGCGGATATAACTTTTTTTGATAAGTTTTGAGACAAGAAGGAGTTGGATTGTTATGCATGCTAATTGACAATTTGTTCCAACAGTCGATAGCAGAGGGAAGAAAATAATTAGCATATATGCTAGTTctacaaaacaatatgtgtATTCTGCAGACTGTCTAGCTCTGTAATTATGACCTGATAAAATTGAGCTAGGAGCAAGATTGCTAAAGAATACTGGTGTATTATGACAATGCATTTCATGGAACTGAAAAATTTTGCGGTTTTGTCTTTTGTCGATCAATTTAGGCCAACCTAGCTCACTGTGCTGATAATGTATTATCACAAGTAACTTTTCTGGCGGCTTTCGAGCTTTTGTACATATTGGTATTCATGAAATACAGTCCCAGATGACGTCAGCATGCTCTAATATAGGGCGAATAAATGAGAAACATATATTTTGCAAAGTACGTTTATCTAATTTGAATTTGAGTAATCGCAGTATATTTAATTTGCTAGAAGCTTTACTTATGGTTTAATTAAACATAATCTAGCCAATTACCATTTTCTGAGGACGTTACACCAAGGTGTTTGTTATATGTGTATTAGAATGTTACAGAACAGGAACTAATTTTACCTAAACACATGGCTTTGTTTATAAacgtttgttgttgttgttgtttatttttatttttattttatatacagaaacaaagaatatttaaaaagaataagTAATATCTtacacgaaaaaaaaaaccgcGTAAGAAAGTTTCAACTTGAAGTGAAGAGTTATCATTGGCTGTTCTAACTGTTGTGATTCCTCCCACCAGTAACCGACTCTTACTGGATTATGATGGCATTTACAAATGaggatacatttacatatacaatatcattgAAAGTTgcgtaagtgtaaatatattgatttgaattcacttttatgttaaccatacAATTGCTCTAGGAACATTATATGGTTCGACCTTTTATAATGCACAGACAGATACATTCCTATGAAAGTACCTTTTTAATTAGTGTGCTTCTTTAATAACATGATTCGTTAATCAGgcaaaattttgaatttgtgAAATGTATGACCAAATGCATTAACTTCGAAAATATACAAGGCAATGAGTTGATTTCTTGTTTGAAATGGGGAAATGGggtattaaaatagatggaaacCCCTTCTATggtttaaaaatgacaaatgtatCCTTTGATACAGATACGTCCTCTTACATAGCCTGAACATGAAATCATTTAGATGTAGAAGAACAactacaaaatcaaaaacaaaacaacaaaacaacaaaacaaaacaaaacaaaaaacgcGTGACATTATCTTCCAGTTGGTGTTTTCCCGATGTTCTTAGTACATGTCTAAGGACCCTGTTTACACACGACTATATAGGATATCTTATCTGTGCCGACTCCCTCGATACAACCAGTAAATGGATACACCGGTATGTTAAAACTTATATAATGCATTTAGAAAGCAAGATAGCTATTCACAAGAAAATCTCCAAATATAGGGCGGTGAAACTTAACTTAAACCCAATTCGCTGGTATAAGGGCCTCGAAGTAAGTTTTCCATCTTGTATAGAGGCATCAATTGTTTTTTAAGTATCATGTTGGTGTTGAGATTGGGAACTTTTTTCCCCCTACACCGACTTTGAGTCCCGGTTGCGCGCGCACGGTTTACTAAatgttatttacatttacaagaTCAATGGTTAGATATTATtagtaggtatatatacataaatagaGGGGGTCTCATAGTGTAAgtgatatacatacacatgaatGTTTGTTAACTTATGAATGTTAAATTGTTGTTTGATTTCTGATTATTTGTCAAGTGGCGGAGCAATCCCCACACAACTTCAACAAGGAATCAATAATTGGTTTATTTACACAACAATCTgtgttaaaaaagaaaaacactgTACTCGTGCTATAAGCGGCACTTGGCTACATGATCTATAGAATGTTCTTAGGGTAACCAAGATGCACAGTACAGGCAGCCAAACTTGAGATGCTGGGATTACACTACTGTTTCAGTTTAGGAGAACTTGACATTGCTGTTCTTCCAATGACTATTGAGCTTGGTCTTGAAACTATTGACAGTTCTTGCGGTCACCACATCATCTGGTAATCCGTTCCAAAGGTTGACAACACGgtttgaaaatgtgtttttactTGTATTAAGGCGGAACTGCTTTTTGAACAATTTGTTGACATTACCTCTGGTAGCTGTGTAATTGCGTTGACAAAACATTCTGCTTGAATCTATGTgatcaatattaattataattttatagAGTTGAATCAGGTCAGAACGTTTGCGCCTGTACTCCAGCGTAGGTAGTCCTAATGTCCTCAGACGGTGCTCATAAGGTAACTCCTTGAGGGTTGGTACCCGTTTTGTGGCCCTTCTTTGTACATTTTCTAGCGTATTTTTATCCTTTTGGAGGAATGGAGACCATACAGATGTCGCATACTCCAGGTGGGGTTTCACCAATGTTTTATATAGTGTGGTAAATATTGCTGGGTCCATGTGAGTGAAGGTCCTGAAAATAACTCCCATTATCTGGTTAGCCTTTGCTGCCGATGAGTTGGATTGTCCTGAAAAACTTAGTTTATCATCTATTCTTACTCCGAGGTCTGTTTCATATTGGACATTTTGGATCTGGACTTCCTCATTGGTGCTTTTGATTCTATATGTTGATGTTTTTGGATTGTTGCCTATTTCCATATGTTTACACTTATCAAGATTGAATTTCATCATCCAGTTGTCTGTCCAATGCACAATTTTGTCTATGTTGTTTTGGAGTTTCTGTCTTTTTTCGTGGGTGTTGGTTTTCAGGTAGAGCTTggtatcatctgcaaataatTTTACTAGGCAGGTTAGAATTTCTGGaatgtcatttacataaataagGAAGAGAATAGGTCCTAGGACACTTCCCTGGGGGACCCCACCTGTTACTGGTAGACTATTTGAGCAGTATCCGTGTATTATAACTCTCTGTTCCATTCCTTATCCCTAAGTCCCTAATCTAGTTGAGGGTATTTCCTTTGATTCCATATTTCTCAATCTTGTACAGCAAGAGGCTGTGAGAGACCTTGTCAAAAGCTTTGCTGAAGTCTAAATATATTACATCAGTATTACAACCCTCATCCATAGCCGAGATCCAATCTTCAATGGATTCAAGGAGTTGGGTAGCACAGGAGCGGCCCAGACGAAAACCATGCTGTTCTTTGGAGAAGAGGTTATTTTCATCCATGTGTTTGACTATCTCGTCCCTAACTATTCGCTGGAGGATCTTACAAGGTACGGAAGTTAAGCTAATAGGTCTATAATTGGAAGGATCCTTCCTTGAGccttttttaaatattggacAGACATTTGCTTTTTTCCAATCATCCAGGGAGTTTCCCTTCTTAGATCGACTTATTGAAGATGGGGGTAAGGAAGTGTTTAGTTTCTTGGGCAGTCTTCACCATCAACATCGGATGTATGTTGTCAGGTCCCGGTGATTTATTAGGATTGACTTTTGAGATGGCCCTGACAACAATTTCTTCTGTTATTGTTATGTCTTCTAATGGTCTGTTGTATGTCCTCTCCGTAAGGGTTGGAGTGGCATTCATAGGTACATTGGTGACAAATACACTGGCAAAGTAGTTGTTCATTGTATTAGCTATTTCCTCTGGTGTTGTTGCTAAGTCTCCAGTTGGCTTTTCGATATTGCTAATAGTGGAGGCCGTTTTTGTTTTTGAGCGGACATATTTCCGATATTTTGATCTTTTCAACCAAGTCCTTTTCATAGGTGTATTTTGATCTTCTGATAGTTTCAGTGGCCCGGTTTCTTGCTATCttgaaattattataattatgtgcCGTCTTACAATGAAGATATTTTGTCCACATCTGATTTTTCCTCCTTATCTTTTCTTTCGATTCCATGTTTATGTATGACTTTTTGTACTTTCTCTGATAGTCTTTATATACCGGAACATTTTCTTGTATTTCATGGGCAAGGTAATTTTCGAAGATCTCCCATGCTTCTCCAGTATTGGGCGAGTTCTCAATTTCGgcaatatcaatattcataagGTTGTTGGAAATAGCTATATAATCACCTTTGAAGAAATTACGTCTAGGAGAGTTTATATCATTTTGGATTGTTTCTGTGTAGGCGATGAAGTCGAAAGATAATACAACATGGTCGCTGAGTCCAAGACTAGGGTTAAAATTAAGTTTTCAATCATTCCCTCCTCATTAGTTATGATGAGATCCAATACATTGCTATTCTGTCCTTCTCTGTGGCGTGTTGGTTGTAATACATGTTGGGTGAAATAGCAATCTTTGATCTTCGATAAGAATGTATGTGCAGGGTGTATATGTCCAACATTAGTCGTTCCTGTTTTCCAGTctatttctttgtaatttagGTCTCCGACAATGAGAACATGTGAAAAGTTGGATTGTTCTATCTTCTCCAATATCTCTAATA encodes:
- the LOC117344007 gene encoding uncharacterized protein LOC117344007; translation: MVVVDDKGTTIIMFLLIIFSKSESAMFDTSYMFGKLCYYHSINITSSDYASALECAVSCSEKSGCGILQFCVSETIRNCALLNSYAPQNDSSCLNSTSPTTWMCKYYAKIQSPTNVTLTTAITTSPSTQTSVTESYGQSTPHNETINTTDQSQAPTVASSTINANTATTLRSSSTQDSSSEDD